A genomic stretch from Methanomassiliicoccales archaeon includes:
- a CDS encoding transcriptional regulator: MALENELIAGILRGEGGFREALKKVLEEDLQMSVPEFCAKTGLSMSTIYKIMQERREPNLRTVRSIILAVRKLEKHPTGNFIAVIASRPVLEKIEERTIKIGDKNIRVKEYPAATMEEAIISAVRAEKDGALAVVCAPIVAPTVEKILSVPVTVVIPHDSVLRAIEIAAKKVY; this comes from the coding sequence ATGGCCCTTGAAAACGAATTGATCGCGGGGATACTTCGCGGTGAAGGCGGATTTAGAGAGGCTTTGAAGAAGGTGCTTGAAGAAGACCTCCAGATGAGCGTCCCTGAGTTCTGCGCGAAGACGGGACTCTCGATGAGCACAATTTACAAGATCATGCAGGAGAGGAGAGAGCCAAATCTGCGAACTGTGAGGAGTATTATTCTGGCAGTTCGCAAACTTGAGAAACATCCGACAGGCAATTTCATCGCTGTCATCGCAAGTAGGCCAGTTCTTGAAAAAATTGAGGAACGTACGATTAAAATCGGCGATAAAAACATCAGGGTTAAAGAATATCCTGCAGCGACGATGGAGGAAGCGATCATCTCTGCTGTAAGGGCCGAGAAAGACGGCGCCCTCGCCGTTGTCTGCGCGCCCATCGTCGCTCCAACGGTCGAAAAGATCCTCTCAGTGCCCGTGACAGTTGTGATTCCGCACGACTCTGTGTTGAGGGCAATTGAGATAGCGGCGAAAAAGGTTTATTGA
- a CDS encoding tRNA (cytidine(56)-2'-O)-methyltransferase, whose protein sequence is MTEIWVLRLGHRPERDKRMTTHVALTARAFGAKGIIVTTKDERLEGGIRGVNERFGGDFEIRTGVSNWKEFIKKFEGDVVHLTMYGIHIDDALPKIKSEKLLIVVGAEKVPAEMYELATFNVAVGNQPHSEVAALAVFLDRFLKGEGLRKDFKGRMKIIPCERGKKVVSDSD, encoded by the coding sequence ATGACAGAGATTTGGGTGTTGAGACTCGGTCATCGCCCCGAGAGAGATAAAAGGATGACAACCCATGTAGCTCTGACAGCGCGAGCTTTCGGTGCGAAGGGAATCATCGTCACAACAAAGGATGAAAGATTAGAAGGAGGAATCCGAGGCGTTAATGAGCGATTCGGAGGAGACTTTGAAATAAGGACGGGGGTCAGCAACTGGAAAGAATTTATAAAGAAATTTGAGGGGGATGTCGTCCATCTGACGATGTACGGAATTCACATCGACGATGCGCTCCCCAAAATAAAGTCGGAAAAGTTGCTCATTGTCGTCGGTGCTGAAAAGGTCCCCGCGGAAATGTATGAGCTCGCAACCTTCAACGTCGCGGTAGGAAATCAGCCACATTCCGAAGTAGCAGCCTTAGCAGTATTTCTTGACAGATTTCTTAAAGGTGAAGGACTCAGAAAGGACTTCAAGGGGCGAATGAAAATCATCCCGTGCGAGAGAGGGAAGAAAGTTGTTAGCGATTCCGACTGA
- a CDS encoding ABC transporter ATP-binding protein, translating into MTLTIEKLEKRFPKDDEELVAITDFTLEVKDHEFVCVLGPSGCGKTTLLRIVAGLETKTSGSVKLDGVEIAGPGSDRGMVFQEFALFPWRTVRKNIEFGLEIKKVPKEERKAISDKYIELVGLKGFEDSHPYELSGGMKQRVGIARALANDPKILLMDEPFGALDAQTRNMMQKELLRIWSETKKTVLFVTHSVDEAVYLADRIVVMTARPGTIKEIFDITMPRPRDRASVEFASLRKHILAELEREVVRPAPST; encoded by the coding sequence ATGACGCTGACCATCGAGAAACTTGAAAAAAGATTTCCCAAGGATGATGAGGAACTCGTTGCGATCACCGATTTCACCCTCGAGGTTAAGGATCACGAATTTGTCTGCGTTCTCGGCCCTTCCGGCTGCGGTAAGACGACGCTCCTACGCATCGTGGCCGGACTCGAAACAAAGACGTCTGGCTCTGTGAAACTTGATGGCGTCGAGATTGCTGGACCAGGTTCCGATCGCGGTATGGTGTTTCAAGAGTTCGCTCTGTTTCCGTGGCGAACGGTCAGGAAAAACATTGAGTTTGGACTTGAAATCAAGAAAGTGCCGAAAGAAGAGCGAAAAGCGATTTCCGATAAATACATCGAACTCGTCGGCTTGAAAGGTTTCGAGGATTCGCATCCATACGAACTCTCCGGTGGTATGAAACAGCGGGTGGGGATCGCGCGCGCACTTGCCAATGATCCAAAAATTCTTCTGATGGATGAACCGTTTGGGGCGCTTGATGCGCAGACACGAAACATGATGCAGAAAGAGCTCCTGCGCATATGGTCTGAGACAAAGAAAACCGTGCTTTTCGTGACGCATTCGGTCGATGAGGCGGTCTATTTGGCTGATCGCATCGTCGTCATGACGGCACGTCCGGGAACGATTAAAGAGATCTTCGATATCACGATGCCTCGTCCTAGAGACAGAGCGAGCGTCGAATTTGCATCGCTCAGAAAACACATTCTGGCAGAACTAGAAAGAGAGGTTGTCAGGCCAGCACCATCGACCTGA
- a CDS encoding tRNA uridine(34) 5-carboxymethylaminomethyl modification radical SAM/GNAT enzyme Elp3, with the protein MNPYRRDDSGINQVDQNRSSYHEALIRQIVEGVIKDRKSLQTAKIVLARQFNLSEIPPNSETLAVADEDEYPLVLRLLRRKPMRTLSGVAVVAVMTSPAPCPHGKCIYCPGGVEYGSPQSYTGKEPAARRASANDFDAFRQVRSRIAQLEAIGHPTDKIDLIIMGGTFTTRPREYQMSFVKGCFDALNSKSSESLEEAHEINETADHRCIGMTVETRPDSFDREKAEFSMYLGATRVEFGVQILDDEILSAVKRGHGVSEVVKATRIAKELGLKVCYHIMPGLPGSTREKDIASFSMMFEDERFRPDMLKIYPTLVVKGTPLYDLWKDGKYRPYSTEEAVEVIAEMKKIVPPYVRIQRIQRDIPVPLIEAGVDKGHLRELVREKMKKDGASCRCIRCREVGLLGVELNEQLHAELEIIKYRASGGDEYFISYEIPDRNAVVGYARLRLNDSPLNKFASLRELKVFGQMLPVGQSGESWQHRGFGRQLMAEAERIARERGCEEIKVTSGVGVRRYYSSLGYVRDGVYMAKKL; encoded by the coding sequence ATGAATCCTTATAGGCGGGATGATTCAGGAATTAATCAGGTAGATCAAAATCGGTCGAGTTACCATGAAGCCCTGATCAGGCAGATCGTCGAGGGTGTAATCAAGGATAGAAAGAGTCTCCAGACCGCGAAGATTGTGCTTGCAAGGCAATTCAACCTCAGCGAAATACCGCCTAACTCGGAAACTCTGGCAGTTGCGGACGAGGACGAATATCCATTGGTTTTGAGGTTATTGCGAAGGAAGCCTATGAGAACTCTGAGCGGCGTGGCGGTCGTCGCTGTAATGACTTCACCCGCGCCGTGTCCGCATGGTAAATGTATCTACTGCCCTGGCGGGGTCGAATACGGATCCCCGCAATCCTACACGGGAAAGGAACCAGCGGCAAGGAGAGCCTCTGCCAACGATTTTGATGCATTTCGACAGGTGAGAAGCAGAATCGCACAGCTCGAGGCTATCGGCCATCCAACCGACAAGATCGATCTAATTATCATGGGCGGGACATTTACAACGCGCCCTAGGGAATACCAAATGTCATTTGTGAAAGGATGTTTTGATGCCTTGAATTCGAAAAGCAGTGAGTCGCTCGAGGAAGCGCATGAGATCAATGAAACGGCTGATCATCGATGTATCGGAATGACCGTCGAGACAAGGCCAGATTCATTTGATCGAGAGAAAGCGGAATTCTCGATGTATCTTGGTGCCACGAGGGTTGAGTTTGGCGTACAGATACTTGATGACGAGATCCTAAGCGCGGTGAAAAGAGGACACGGTGTTTCGGAGGTCGTGAAAGCAACACGCATCGCAAAGGAACTGGGGCTCAAGGTCTGTTACCATATCATGCCTGGTCTGCCTGGCTCGACAAGAGAAAAGGACATCGCGAGTTTTTCGATGATGTTCGAGGATGAAAGATTTCGGCCTGATATGCTGAAGATCTATCCGACGCTTGTGGTTAAGGGGACACCGCTTTACGATCTATGGAAAGATGGAAAATACAGGCCCTATTCCACCGAAGAAGCGGTGGAAGTCATTGCTGAAATGAAAAAAATTGTGCCACCATATGTCCGCATCCAGAGGATTCAGAGAGATATACCTGTGCCGCTGATCGAGGCAGGGGTCGACAAGGGGCACTTGAGGGAACTTGTCAGAGAGAAAATGAAGAAAGATGGAGCGAGTTGTCGGTGCATCAGATGCAGAGAAGTAGGATTACTCGGCGTTGAGCTTAACGAACAATTGCATGCAGAACTCGAGATCATCAAATACCGGGCTTCAGGCGGTGACGAGTATTTCATTTCCTATGAAATTCCAGATCGGAACGCAGTTGTCGGCTATGCAAGGCTAAGACTCAATGATTCGCCATTGAACAAGTTCGCGTCTCTGAGAGAATTAAAGGTTTTCGGCCAGATGTTGCCCGTCGGTCAAAGCGGAGAATCCTGGC
- a CDS encoding HDIG domain-containing protein: protein MLAIPTEEECLRILIEEGADSNVVEHCCVVKEVAKRIAECCGANIKLVIAGALLHDIGRTRTHGVDHVIEGMKIAMEKNLPIEIVRIIQRHLGAGLTEKEAELLGFPPGIYMPETLEEKIVTHADNLVDEKGVRTVWDASADFERRGFLDAAKRMRLMHEELSRMCGKDIDELLFPLRRRMKLSGSCTEYTSPQGTNP from the coding sequence TTGTTAGCGATTCCGACTGAAGAAGAATGTCTTCGAATTCTGATCGAAGAGGGAGCGGATTCCAATGTCGTCGAACATTGTTGTGTGGTCAAAGAGGTGGCTAAGAGAATTGCAGAGTGTTGCGGCGCTAACATCAAACTTGTGATTGCCGGTGCGCTCCTTCATGATATTGGAAGAACGCGAACGCATGGCGTTGACCATGTAATCGAGGGTATGAAAATCGCCATGGAAAAGAATTTGCCTATTGAAATCGTGAGAATCATTCAGAGACATCTCGGCGCGGGGTTGACCGAGAAAGAAGCGGAGCTTCTCGGTTTTCCGCCGGGTATCTACATGCCAGAAACGCTCGAGGAAAAGATCGTCACGCACGCTGATAATCTCGTTGATGAGAAAGGTGTGAGGACGGTTTGGGACGCTTCTGCGGATTTCGAGAGGCGCGGTTTCCTCGACGCCGCGAAAAGAATGCGACTGATGCACGAAGAACTCTCTCGAATGTGCGGCAAGGATATCGACGAATTGCTTTTTCCTCTGAGGAGACGCATGAAGCTCAGCGGGTCGTGTACCGAGTATACTTCCCCGCAAGGTACGAATCCCTGA
- the trxA gene encoding thioredoxin, protein MDELEEIRRRKLKELMEAAEKHTASQWPPEPVEISDTEFDSFTKKYDVVVVDCWAPWCGPCRMIAPIIDSLARELQGRVAFGKLNTDENQRTALQYRIQAIPTLLVFKNGKLVDRIVGAIPKDQIMKRIQKFM, encoded by the coding sequence ATGGACGAACTGGAAGAGATTCGAAGGAGAAAACTTAAGGAATTAATGGAAGCGGCGGAAAAGCACACAGCCTCTCAATGGCCTCCAGAACCTGTCGAGATCAGCGACACTGAATTTGATAGCTTTACAAAAAAATACGACGTGGTTGTGGTGGATTGCTGGGCTCCATGGTGCGGCCCATGCCGGATGATTGCGCCTATCATAGATAGCTTGGCCAGAGAGCTTCAAGGGCGTGTTGCGTTCGGAAAACTGAACACCGATGAAAATCAAAGGACCGCCTTGCAGTATCGAATACAGGCCATCCCAACGCTCCTCGTTTTCAAGAATGGGAAGCTCGTCGACAGAATCGTTGGCGCTATTCCAAAAGACCAGATTATGAAAAGAATCCAGAAATTCATGTAG
- a CDS encoding PRC-barrel domain-containing protein: protein MLEEASELIGLQVYTPNGIFVGNVNNLVIELEKKCIDGLFISETNPLLVEDSKAINIPYRWIQAVGDVIILKYFPKRVTTKKPPVKL, encoded by the coding sequence ATGTTGGAGGAAGCTTCGGAACTCATCGGGTTGCAGGTCTACACCCCGAACGGAATCTTCGTCGGGAATGTCAATAACCTTGTCATCGAGCTGGAAAAGAAATGCATTGATGGCCTTTTCATTAGCGAGACGAATCCGCTACTCGTCGAAGATTCGAAAGCTATTAACATTCCTTACCGATGGATCCAGGCCGTCGGCGATGTGATCATCCTCAAGTATTTCCCAAAGAGGGTGACAACCAAGAAACCGCCTGTGAAATTATAG
- a CDS encoding ABC transporter substrate-binding protein, which produces MKRSAIYAVIIAIIAILAVVSAAVLYKPAAEEKVVYWSAIAPANQRAALQTNTVQGAVSWEPYVSDSLVDGTATVIAWSNDIWPHHPCCVIAVKKSFADSEVAKNNDLVARVIRAHIDATNWIIETIENGGDNYTKLLEIGAQFSDRNTTVVESAIEHIEFNYEITEQVKKWFENYTSMFADLGQITSLGGYPNVTAFVNSIVNTSYLEKAMAVEPSDTILGTVKLGYLMGDLHQFARAVAMNETLWGGKTLFEKYGVEIQSPLPYANGAFLMDGFARDEIDMGYLGSPPALLKRINANIQIEIVSLVNSGGSAIIAKAGIASFDELDGQTIATPGPGSIQHLLLMFYANEHGYKLKLKGT; this is translated from the coding sequence ATGAAGCGATCGGCAATCTATGCAGTTATTATTGCGATTATTGCAATTCTCGCCGTTGTATCCGCGGCTGTTTTGTACAAGCCAGCCGCGGAGGAAAAAGTCGTATATTGGAGTGCCATCGCACCAGCGAACCAGCGTGCTGCGCTGCAGACCAACACCGTCCAAGGAGCTGTCAGCTGGGAACCTTATGTTTCTGATTCCTTAGTTGACGGTACCGCCACCGTTATCGCCTGGTCTAACGACATATGGCCGCATCATCCCTGCTGCGTCATCGCCGTGAAGAAGAGTTTTGCTGATTCGGAAGTTGCGAAGAATAACGATCTCGTTGCAAGAGTTATCAGGGCGCACATCGATGCGACGAACTGGATCATCGAAACGATTGAAAATGGCGGTGATAATTACACGAAACTTTTGGAGATCGGTGCACAGTTCAGTGACAGAAATACAACGGTCGTCGAGTCGGCGATTGAACACATCGAATTCAACTATGAGATTACAGAACAAGTGAAGAAATGGTTTGAAAACTATACTTCAATGTTCGCCGATCTAGGGCAAATTACTTCCCTCGGCGGATACCCGAATGTGACGGCTTTTGTCAATTCGATCGTCAACACGAGTTATTTGGAAAAAGCGATGGCCGTTGAGCCGAGCGACACGATTCTCGGCACCGTGAAACTGGGATACCTGATGGGCGATCTCCATCAGTTCGCGAGAGCTGTGGCAATGAACGAAACGCTCTGGGGCGGGAAGACGTTGTTTGAAAAGTATGGTGTCGAGATTCAATCGCCTCTGCCTTATGCAAACGGTGCGTTCCTGATGGACGGTTTCGCTCGAGATGAAATCGACATGGGATATCTCGGAAGCCCGCCAGCACTCCTGAAACGCATCAATGCGAACATCCAGATCGAAATCGTTTCACTGGTCAACAGCGGTGGTTCGGCGATCATCGCCAAAGCTGGGATCGCGAGCTTCGACGAACTCGACGGTCAGACGATCGCGACACCGGGACCTGGCTCGATACAGCATCTGTTGTTGATGTTCTACGCAAACGAGCACGGCTACAAGCTCAAACTCAAGGGGACGTAG
- a CDS encoding FAD-dependent oxidoreductase, translating to MKDLETDVGIVGCGPAGLQAAIHAARSKVKVVIIGHPERSALVKSRVENYLGIESAEGEEILKMGVNQAKKFGAQILEEDVIKLSKDERRFLIETDHERKIIAKALILAPGISRVKLGIKGEKEFLGRGVSYCASCDCNFFKGKRVAVIGDESVAASSALLLKDYASKVFWISKEMKVAKPLLDKIKSTTIEIISPAMPVRIYGDEVVTGLELNDGRKLDLDGVFIELGAMGSIELALEIGIIPEPSGLISVDNDCKTEVDGVFACGDVTGQPWQLAKAVGQGCIAGLKAAEFVKNQEG from the coding sequence ATGAAGGATTTGGAAACGGATGTTGGGATCGTAGGATGCGGACCCGCTGGACTGCAGGCTGCTATTCATGCCGCGAGGAGCAAAGTGAAGGTTGTGATCATTGGCCATCCAGAGAGAAGCGCGCTGGTGAAGTCAAGAGTTGAGAATTACCTCGGGATCGAATCGGCGGAAGGCGAAGAAATCTTGAAAATGGGGGTAAATCAGGCAAAAAAATTTGGCGCACAAATTCTGGAGGAAGATGTGATCAAGCTGAGTAAGGATGAAAGGCGCTTTTTGATCGAGACCGACCATGAAAGAAAAATCATCGCCAAGGCGCTCATTCTGGCACCTGGCATTTCGAGAGTGAAACTTGGTATCAAGGGCGAAAAGGAATTCCTTGGTCGGGGTGTCAGTTACTGCGCATCGTGCGACTGCAATTTCTTCAAGGGCAAGAGGGTTGCGGTCATAGGTGATGAGAGCGTTGCCGCATCATCGGCGCTTCTTTTAAAAGATTACGCTAGCAAGGTCTTCTGGATATCAAAAGAAATGAAAGTTGCGAAACCGTTGCTCGATAAGATCAAATCGACGACGATCGAGATCATCTCGCCTGCAATGCCCGTTAGAATCTACGGTGACGAGGTTGTCACTGGTCTCGAACTGAATGACGGTCGGAAGCTCGATCTTGACGGCGTTTTCATCGAGCTCGGTGCAATGGGGTCGATCGAACTTGCGCTCGAAATCGGAATCATACCAGAGCCAAGTGGACTGATTTCCGTCGATAATGATTGTAAAACGGAGGTCGACGGCGTTTTCGCTTGTGGCGACGTGACTGGCCAACCATGGCAGCTGGCAAAGGCAGTCGGACAAGGCTGCATTGCAGGTCTTAAGGCAGCGGAGTTCGTCAAGAACCAGGAGGGTTAA
- a CDS encoding histidine kinase produces MKDEEHRIRLEKLEEELAELEANRPAHSPKPSLEIRIDELRDEIAILKKKLEKK; encoded by the coding sequence ATGAAGGATGAGGAGCATCGAATAAGGCTCGAGAAACTTGAAGAGGAACTTGCTGAACTGGAGGCAAATCGGCCCGCCCATTCCCCCAAGCCGTCTCTCGAGATAAGAATTGATGAATTGCGCGATGAAATAGCCATCCTGAAAAAGAAGCTAGAGAAAAAATAG
- a CDS encoding ABC transporter permease yields the protein MSSPWERLKKKWRKISETGTFRILWITPLSLAGFLIVWWLFSIIINRAYLPGPYEVFQAFVDSFRTPAPSLGITMGDNIASSLQRFLLGFVLAFCVAVPLGLMMGFFRTAETVAKPVIEVFRPIPPIAWVPVFLLIFKLFWGPVMVIFIGVFFPLLSNVIFGVKSVDPTLIDAARTLGADRIRLFTKVIFPSTVPFLMTGITIGLGIGWMCIVAAEMIGAVGGGVGYYIYFMEQLGKYEYMYAGMVVIAILGILTVGISRYIEQYLSRLMGMK from the coding sequence ATGAGCTCACCCTGGGAAAGGCTGAAAAAGAAATGGAGGAAGATCTCTGAGACCGGGACTTTTCGGATTTTATGGATCACACCCCTTTCCCTGGCTGGATTCCTGATTGTGTGGTGGCTTTTTTCAATAATTATCAACCGTGCATACTTGCCTGGACCCTATGAAGTCTTCCAGGCGTTTGTCGATTCATTTCGTACGCCAGCTCCATCCCTTGGCATCACGATGGGCGATAACATCGCATCAAGCCTCCAGCGGTTTCTCCTCGGTTTTGTCCTCGCATTTTGTGTTGCAGTCCCACTGGGTTTGATGATGGGATTCTTCAGGACAGCAGAAACTGTCGCAAAGCCAGTGATCGAGGTTTTCAGACCTATACCCCCGATTGCATGGGTGCCGGTATTTCTCCTCATCTTCAAGCTCTTTTGGGGTCCGGTTATGGTCATCTTCATTGGCGTCTTCTTCCCTCTTCTCTCGAACGTCATCTTTGGCGTGAAATCGGTCGATCCAACACTTATAGATGCGGCGCGTACGCTTGGTGCCGATCGGATAAGACTATTTACAAAAGTGATTTTTCCATCAACCGTTCCTTTTCTCATGACCGGCATCACGATCGGTTTAGGTATTGGCTGGATGTGTATCGTGGCTGCGGAAATGATCGGCGCTGTAGGAGGTGGAGTTGGTTATTATATCTACTTCATGGAGCAGCTTGGTAAATACGAATACATGTATGCTGGAATGGTCGTTATCGCAATTCTCGGGATTTTGACGGTGGGTATCAGCAGGTATATTGAGCAGTATTTGTCGCGATTGATGGGGATGAAATGA
- a CDS encoding helix-turn-helix transcriptional regulator encodes MFQLNVVSNTPLTPINDVDEVATEFLKQIGYLPMNFDPKKKRGNSTEGIPYKLFVECFMKNMKRVWLVEELAIYLKTTKPTVYRHLNKLKSMDLIEEVETVRDGQTKKGYRIRYGDLRKAWSFTEANVQMAMENYRKTVDHLQKLIEEAR; translated from the coding sequence ATGTTCCAGCTCAACGTCGTAAGCAACACACCACTAACGCCGATTAATGATGTCGATGAAGTTGCCACAGAATTCCTCAAGCAGATAGGTTATCTGCCAATGAATTTCGATCCCAAGAAGAAAAGGGGAAATTCAACAGAAGGAATTCCCTATAAGCTCTTTGTAGAGTGTTTCATGAAAAATATGAAACGTGTTTGGCTTGTTGAAGAGCTGGCAATTTATCTCAAAACGACAAAACCCACAGTCTACAGACATCTCAATAAATTAAAATCGATGGATTTGATTGAAGAAGTTGAGACTGTGCGCGATGGGCAGACAAAGAAGGGATACCGCATTCGATATGGCGATCTGCGAAAGGCATGGAGCTTCACCGAGGCAAATGTACAAATGGCGATGGAAAATTACCGCAAGACGGTCGATCATCTCCAGAAATTGATCGAGGAGGCGAGGTAG
- a CDS encoding gamma carbonic anhydrase family protein: MAINIKGKVFIDPTAVIIGNVTIEEGVSIWPYAVLRGDLNAITVGEGSNIQEHVTIHGDEDSPNIIGKDVSIGHGAVIHGATIGDYCIIGMHSTILNGAIIGDECIIGAGALITAGTKIPPKSIVVGVPGKIVKQDDPGIRERAARNAEEYHKLRDSYLAGKYTRYTTR; the protein is encoded by the coding sequence ATGGCAATCAATATCAAAGGAAAAGTCTTCATTGATCCTACGGCGGTCATTATCGGCAACGTCACCATCGAAGAGGGTGTCAGTATCTGGCCATATGCTGTTTTAAGAGGAGATCTTAATGCGATAACAGTTGGCGAGGGTTCGAATATCCAAGAACACGTGACGATTCACGGCGATGAAGATTCACCGAATATCATAGGGAAAGATGTGTCGATTGGTCATGGTGCTGTCATTCACGGCGCGACGATCGGTGATTACTGTATCATCGGTATGCACTCGACGATTCTGAACGGCGCGATCATCGGCGATGAGTGCATTATCGGTGCTGGTGCTTTGATCACTGCAGGGACAAAAATACCGCCGAAATCGATCGTGGTCGGCGTCCCAGGAAAAATCGTCAAACAAGATGATCCAGGCATAAGAGAACGTGCCGCCAGAAATGCAGAAGAATATCACAAACTCAGGGATTCGTACCTTGCGGGGAAGTATACTCGGTACACGACCCGCTGA